CGCGGCGTCGAGCTGGATGTCCACGCCGGCTAGGGCCTTGGAGACGGGGCAGCCGAGCTTGGTGGCCTCGGCGGCCTTCTGGAAGGTGTCGGCGTCGATGCCGGGCACCACGGCGCGCACCTTCAGCTTCATGGTGGTGATCTTGAAGCCCTCGGCCACCTTCTCGACCGTGCAGGCGGCGTCGGTGCTCACGCGGGTGGCGGGGGTGCCGGCCTGCTCCAGGCCCACCGCCAGCGCCATGCTGTAGCACGCCGCCTCGGCCGCGGCCAGCAGCTCCTCGGGGTTGGTGCCACCCGCCTCGCCGAACCGCGACCCGAACGAGTACGAGCCGCTGATCACCCCGCTCGCTCCCTTGAAGCTCCCCTTCCCGCTCTGGAGCCCGCCCTCCCACTGTGCGCTCGCATTCCGTGTCGGCATCGCCGGATTCTCCCCTGAATGGTTGTTCGAACGTGTATCGCCCCGAGCCTCGGAACGCACGCGGCGCGGGGCGGCAACTACCGGGCCGC
This portion of the Longimicrobiaceae bacterium genome encodes:
- a CDS encoding OsmC family peroxiredoxin; protein product: MPTRNASAQWEGGLQSGKGSFKGASGVISGSYSFGSRFGEAGGTNPEELLAAAEAACYSMALAVGLEQAGTPATRVSTDAACTVEKVAEGFKITTMKLKVRAVVPGIDADTFQKAAEATKLGCPVSKALAGVDIQLDAALEQ